A genomic region of Chelmon rostratus isolate fCheRos1 chromosome 8, fCheRos1.pri, whole genome shotgun sequence contains the following coding sequences:
- the LOC121610389 gene encoding NACHT, LRR and PYD domains-containing protein 5-like isoform X4 yields MSAHFLEEFSTFNILLVSYNNLSLVVYVSSVDFLHQQHVYKISQKHHHQNSFCFSYDSVCSRLTEDLKMSERGSERGSASSSVSSISAKTDRSKENPPVFSPEPRPSQTRITKVMRISKPQGGSASSSVSSISAKTDRSKENPPVFSPEPRPSQTRITKVMRISKPQGGSASSSVSSISAKTDRSKENPPVFSPEPRPSQTRITKVMRISKPQGGSASSTVSSISAKTDRSKENPPVFSPEPRPSQTRITKVMRISKPQGGSASSSVSSISAKTDRSKENPPVFSPEPRPSQTRITKVMRISKPQGGSASSSVSSISAKTDRSKENPPVFSPEPRPSQTRITKVMRISKPQGGSASSSVSSISAKTDRSKENPPVFSPEPRPSLRSSQAVSRIQQNQDTLKVFEYKAMAFVKQALTTHKKVLSTKHKGLFEEDEQEDTPDDQPVDFDDETNEAALKIALHILRTMNEDEHAHTLEQSHYGELAMYQKKQKSSLKSKNECILEAMTTEQWPVPLKNIYTKLYLIEGDSGEVNSEHEVRQIETAFNRQMSSETLINSKDIFKTVPKQKGKPNRTVLTQGIAGIGKTVLTQKFMLDWSEEKANQDIQLLFSLPFRELNLIKNERKSLMELLYVFSPDLKRSGITDLNMYKVLFVLDGLDECRLPLDFKGNERCCDATWSASVDVLLTNLIAGNLLPKANLWITTRPAAASCIPRRYVDLMTEIRGFNNTQKDQYFHKKIEDENLARRVIANIKSTRSLYIMCHVPVFCWISSIVLGKMCAKAGGGKMPKTLTQMYIHFLAHQTTLKHVKYCEEEQRESQGYNEVIMSLGKLAFQQLEKGNLIFYEGDLIDCGIDVKEASVYSGVCTQVFREEFCMQDKVFCFVHLSVQEFLAALYVHVMYMVSGVNVLIDEPEQMAPTEPVCELHKAAVDRALESDNGHLDLFLRFLLGLSMESSQGLLRGLKIQVKTCDSQSHEETVKYIKQKVNESLHPEKYINLFHCMNELNDHSLVEEIQSHLDLDRDVVMDGCSVSQWAALVFVLLTSPEKPKEIHLNKYSRTEEGLLRLLPAIKASRSAMLNDCNLTADCLEVLSSTLSSSSNELNHLNLSDNSLQGLGMEHLCTGLRSPHCRLKTLRLNRCSLTQTSCEKLASVLSCPSSDLRELDLSDNDVEDSGVQMLSGGLGDVRCKLEALRLAFCNITEKGCGFLASAVKSNPSHLSELDLSYNHLGDAGVKLISEAVEEGRCELTKLRVDHSAEHWFRPALRKYARELTVDPDTAHRLLVLSDGQRKVSQVSEEQPYPDHPDRFDYWAQVLFQQGLTGRCYWEVEWEGKWAGIGVTYKGISRKGPENDCVMGYNEISWSLHCSAKGYRAYHNFESIVPRVPLGGCRGLAVYLDWEAGILSFYRGSSGGSLTHLHTFLTKFTEPLYPILRVWGKGSSVQLRQVKQFASEETE; encoded by the exons atgtctgcacacttTTTGGAAGAATTTTCcacatttaacattttgcttGTAAGTTATAATAACCTCTCTCTCGTTGTTTACGTCAGCTCTGTTGACTTCCTTCATCAGCAGCACGTTTATAAAATCTCCCAAAAACATCACCATCAAAACTCTTTCTGTTTCAGCTATGActctgtctgcagcag ACTCACTGAAGACCTGAAGATGAGTGAACGTGGATCTGAAAGAGGATCAGCGTCCTCGTCAGTCAGTTCCATCTCTGCAAAGACTGACCGGTCCAAAGAAAATCCTCCAGTCTTCAGCCCAGAGCCCAGACCTTCACAAACAAG AATCACTAAAGTCATGAGGATCAGTAAACCTCAGGGAGGATCAGCGTCCTCGTCAGTCAGTTCCATCTCTGCAAAGACTGACAGGTCCAAAGAAAATCCCCCAGTCTTCAGCCCAGAGCCAAGACCTTCACAAACAAG AATCACTAAAGTCATGAGGATCAGTAAACCTCAGGGAGGATCAGCGTCCTCGTCAGTCAGTTCCATCTCTGCAAAGACTGACAGGTCCAAAGAAAATCCTCCAGTCTTCAGCCCAGAGCCCAGACCTTCACAAACAAG AATCACTAAAGTCATGAGGATCAGTAAACCTCAGGGAGGATCAGCGTCCTCGACAGTCAGTTCCATCTCTGCAAAGACTGACAGGTCCAAAGAAAATCCTCCAGTCTTCAGCCCAGAGCCAAGACCTTCACAAACAAG AATCACTAAAGTCATGAGGATCAGTAAACCTCAGGGAGGATCAGCGTCCTCGTCAGTCAGTTCCATCTCTGCAAAGACTGACCGGTCCAAAGAAAATCCTCCAGTCTTCAGCCCAGAGCCCAGACCTTCACAAACAAG AATCACTAAAGTCATGAGGATCAGTAAACCTCAGGGAGGATCAGCGTCCTCGTCAGTCAGTTCCATCTCTGCAAAGACTGACAGGTCCAAAGAAAATCCTCCAGTCTTCAGCCCAGAGCCAAGACCTTCACAAACAAG AATCACTAAAGTCATGAGGATCAGTAAACCTCAGGGAGGATCAGCGTCCTCGTCAGTCAGTTCCATCTCTGCAAAGACTGACCGGTCCAAAGAAAATCCTCCAGTCTTCAGCCCAGAGCCAAGACCTTCACTAAGAAG TAGCCAGGCTGTATCAAGGATTCAGCAGAACCAGGACACCCTGAAG GTGTTTGAATATAAAGCCATGGCTTTCGTAAAGCAAGCTCTGACAACCCATAAGAAGGTCCTttctacaaaacacaaaggacTGTTTGAGGAAGATGAGCAAGAGGACACTCCTGATGATCAACCAGTCGACTTCGATGATGAAACAAATGAAGCAGCTCTGAAGATTGCCCTCCATATCTTGAGGACCATGAATGAGGATGAACATGCTCACACGCTGGAGCAAA GTCATTATGGAGAACTTGCCATGtaccaaaagaaacaaaagtctTCCCTGAAGagcaaaaatgaatgcattttggAAGCGATGACTACAGAGCAGTGGCCTGTGCCTCTTAAAAATATTTATACGAAGTTATATCTGATCGAGGGGGACAGCGGAGAGGTCAACAGTGAACATGAAGTGAGACAAATTGAGACAGCATTCAACAGACAGATGTCTTCGGAAACTCTGATCAACTCTAAGGACATCTTCAAGACCGtaccaaaacaaaaaggcaaaccAAACAGAACGGTTCTCACCCAGGGGATAGCAGGCATCGGTAAAACTGTGCTCACACAGAAGTTCATGCTGGATTGGTCAGAAGAGAAGGCCAATCAAGACATCCAGCTCCTATTTTCACTTCCTTTTAGGGAGCtgaatttgattaaaaatgaaagaaaaagtttgaTGGAGCTCCTGTACGTCTTCTCTCCAGACCTGAAGAGATCTGGAATCACAGACCTGAACATGTACAAAGTTCTGTTTGTGCTGGATGGCCTCGATGAGTGCAGGCTGCCTCTGGATTTCAAGGGAAATGAGAGATGTTGTGACGCTACATGGTCAGCCTCAGTGGACgtgctgctgacaaacctcATTGCTGGTAACTTGCTACCAAAAGCTAATCTGTGGATAACTACCCGACCCGCTGCAGCCAGCTGCATCCCTCGACGGTATGTAGACCTCATGACTGAGATACGAGGCTTCAACAACACACAGAAGGACCAGTACTTTCACAAGAAGATTGAAGATGAGAACTTAGCCAGAAGAGTAATCGCAAACATAAAGTCCACAAGAAGCCTCTACATCATGTGCCATGTGCCAGTGTTCTGCTGGATTTCCTCTATTGTCCTGGGAAAGATGTGCGccaaagcaggaggaggaaaaatgcCAAAGACTTTGACTCAGATGTACATCCATTTTCTGGCACATCAGACTACCCTGAAGCATGTCAAGTACTGTGAAGAGGAACAACGGGAATCCCAGGGGTATAACGAGGTGATTATGTCACTCGGGAAGTTGGCCttccagcagctggagaaagGCAACCTGATCTTCTACGAGGGCGATCTAATAGactgtggtattgatgtcaAAGAAGCATCTGTCTACTCAGGAGTGTGCACTCAAGTCTTCAGGGAAGAGTTCTGTATGCAGGATAAAGTCTTCTGCTTCgtgcatctgtctgtccaaGAGTTTCTCGCAGCTCTGTACGTCCATGTGATGTACATGGTCAGTGGTGTAAACGTGTTGATCGATGAACCTGAGCAGATGGCCCCAACCGAGCCTGTATGTGAACTACACAAAGCTGCGGTGGACAGAGCTTTAGAAAGTGACAATGGCCACCTGGATCTCTTCCTGCGTTTCCTCCTCGGACTCTCAATGGAGTCCAGTCAGGGTCTGCTCAGAGGCCTGAAGATTCAGGTTAAAACCTGTGACTCCCAAAGTCACGAGGAAACCGTCAAGTACATCAAGCAGAAGGTAAACGAGTCTCTTCATCCGGAGAAGTACATCAATCTCTTCCACTGTATGAATGAGTTAAACGACCACTCTCTGGTGGAGGAGATCCAGAGCCACTTGGACTTAGACCGAGACGTGGTGATGGACGGCTGCTCTGTATCTCAGTGGGCAGCTCTGGTCTTTGTGTTGCTGACCTCACCGGAGAAGCCAAAGGAGATCCACCTCAACAAGTACTCCAGAACAGAAGAAGGACTTTTGAGGCTCCTACCAGCCATCAAAGCATCCAGATCAGCAAT GTTGAATGATTGTAATCTCACTGCAGACTGCTTGGAGGTTCTGTCCTCCACGCTCAGCTCCAGCTCTAATGAGCTGAACCATTTAAACCTAAGTGACAACAGCTTACAAGGCTTAGGAATGGAGCATCTCTGCACCGGCCTCCGGAGCCCACACTGCAGACTGAAGACGCTGAG GCTGAACCGCTGCAGTCTGACCCAGACGAGCTGTGAAAAACTGGCCTCAGTCCTGAGCTGTCCTTCATCAGATCTTCGAGAGCTGGACTTGAGTGACAACGACGTTGAAGACTCGGGAGTTCAGATGCTCTCTGGTGGGCTGGGAGATGTTCGCTGTAAACTGGAAGCCCTCAG GTTGGCGTTCTGTAACATCACAGAAAAGGGTTGTGGTTTCTTGGCCTCGGCAGTGAAGTCCAACCCATCCCACCTGAGCGAGCTAGACCTGAGCTACAATCACCTCGGAGACGCAGGAGTGAAGCTCATCTCTGAAGCTGTGGAGGAAGGACGATGTGAATTAACTAAACTCAG AGTCGACCACAGTGCCGAGCACTGGTTTAGACCGGCACTGAGAAAAT ATGCACGTGAGCTCACAGTGGATCCCGACACTGCTCACAGACTCCTCGTCCTCTCTGACGGACAGCGGAAAGTCAGCCAGGTCAGCGAGGAGCAGCCGTATCCCGATCACCCTGACAGGTTTGACTACTGGGCCCAAGTCCTGTTCCAGCAGGGCCTGACGGGCCGCTGTTACTGGGAGGTGGAGTGGGAAGGAAAGTGGGCTGGGATTGGAGTGACCTACAAGGGCATCAGTCGCAAAGGGCCAGAAAACGACTGTGTGATGGGATACAATGAGATTTCTTGGAGTCTGCACTGCTCTGCTAAAGGCTACCGCGCGTATCATAACTTTGAGAGCATCGTCCCTCGTGTCCCTCTGGGGGGTTGTCGTGGACTGGCTGTGTATCTGGACTGGGAGGCTGGCATCCTGTCCTTCTACAGAGGTTCTTCTGGAGGGTCGctgacacacctgcacaccttCCTCACCAAATTCACCGAACCTCTCTACCCAATACTCAGGGTGTGGGGTAAGGGCTCCTCGGTGCAGCTGCGTCAGGTGAAACAGTTTGCCTCAGAAGAGACTGAATAA
- the LOC121610389 gene encoding NACHT, LRR and PYD domains-containing protein 5-like isoform X3, with product MMNRSSRPTALNLLLLLLSAGLDQHSRLENDHINTSYLKKGGRGAAGRKTKTIVSQQPIPSASSRGRCFILDLTERRESSLQCLWSFELCSTHSACLHTFWKNFPHLTFCFYDSVCSRLTEDLKMSERGSERGSASSSVSSISAKTDRSKENPPVFSPEPRPSQTRITKVMRISKPQGGSASSSVSSISAKTDRSKENPPVFSPEPRPSQTRITKVMRISKPQGGSASSSVSSISAKTDRSKENPPVFSPEPRPSQTRITKVMRISKPQGGSASSTVSSISAKTDRSKENPPVFSPEPRPSQTRITKVMRISKPQGGSASSSVSSISAKTDRSKENPPVFSPEPRPSQTRITKVMRISKPQGGSASSSVSSISAKTDRSKENPPVFSPEPRPSQTRITKVMRISKPQGGSASSSVSSISAKTDRSKENPPVFSPEPRPSLRSSQAVSRIQQNQDTLKVFEYKAMAFVKQALTTHKKVLSTKHKGLFEEDEQEDTPDDQPVDFDDETNEAALKIALHILRTMNEDEHAHTLEQSHYGELAMYQKKQKSSLKSKNECILEAMTTEQWPVPLKNIYTKLYLIEGDSGEVNSEHEVRQIETAFNRQMSSETLINSKDIFKTVPKQKGKPNRTVLTQGIAGIGKTVLTQKFMLDWSEEKANQDIQLLFSLPFRELNLIKNERKSLMELLYVFSPDLKRSGITDLNMYKVLFVLDGLDECRLPLDFKGNERCCDATWSASVDVLLTNLIAGNLLPKANLWITTRPAAASCIPRRYVDLMTEIRGFNNTQKDQYFHKKIEDENLARRVIANIKSTRSLYIMCHVPVFCWISSIVLGKMCAKAGGGKMPKTLTQMYIHFLAHQTTLKHVKYCEEEQRESQGYNEVIMSLGKLAFQQLEKGNLIFYEGDLIDCGIDVKEASVYSGVCTQVFREEFCMQDKVFCFVHLSVQEFLAALYVHVMYMVSGVNVLIDEPEQMAPTEPVCELHKAAVDRALESDNGHLDLFLRFLLGLSMESSQGLLRGLKIQVKTCDSQSHEETVKYIKQKVNESLHPEKYINLFHCMNELNDHSLVEEIQSHLDLDRDVVMDGCSVSQWAALVFVLLTSPEKPKEIHLNKYSRTEEGLLRLLPAIKASRSAMLNDCNLTADCLEVLSSTLSSSSNELNHLNLSDNSLQGLGMEHLCTGLRSPHCRLKTLRLNRCSLTQTSCEKLASVLSCPSSDLRELDLSDNDVEDSGVQMLSGGLGDVRCKLEALRLAFCNITEKGCGFLASAVKSNPSHLSELDLSYNHLGDAGVKLISEAVEEGRCELTKLRVDHSAEHWFRPALRKYARELTVDPDTAHRLLVLSDGQRKVSQVSEEQPYPDHPDRFDYWAQVLFQQGLTGRCYWEVEWEGKWAGIGVTYKGISRKGPENDCVMGYNEISWSLHCSAKGYRAYHNFESIVPRVPLGGCRGLAVYLDWEAGILSFYRGSSGGSLTHLHTFLTKFTEPLYPILRVWGKGSSVQLRQVKQFASEETE from the exons ATGATGAACAGGAGCAGCAGACCGACAG ccctgaacctgctgctgctgctgctttcagctggGCTGGATCAGCACAGCCGTTTggaaaatgatcacattaaCACGTCTTACTTGAAaaag GGCGGGAGAGGAGCCGCAGGCAGGAAGACCAAGACAATAGTTTCCCAACAGCCGATTCCTTCCGCATCCAGCAGAGGCCGCTGCTTCATCCTGGATCTAACTGAGAGACGTGAGTCCAGTCTTCAGTGTCTTTGGTCCTTCgagctctgcagcacacactcagcatgtctgcacacttTTTGGAAGAATTTTCcacatttaacattttgctt CTATGActctgtctgcagcag ACTCACTGAAGACCTGAAGATGAGTGAACGTGGATCTGAAAGAGGATCAGCGTCCTCGTCAGTCAGTTCCATCTCTGCAAAGACTGACCGGTCCAAAGAAAATCCTCCAGTCTTCAGCCCAGAGCCCAGACCTTCACAAACAAG AATCACTAAAGTCATGAGGATCAGTAAACCTCAGGGAGGATCAGCGTCCTCGTCAGTCAGTTCCATCTCTGCAAAGACTGACAGGTCCAAAGAAAATCCCCCAGTCTTCAGCCCAGAGCCAAGACCTTCACAAACAAG AATCACTAAAGTCATGAGGATCAGTAAACCTCAGGGAGGATCAGCGTCCTCGTCAGTCAGTTCCATCTCTGCAAAGACTGACAGGTCCAAAGAAAATCCTCCAGTCTTCAGCCCAGAGCCCAGACCTTCACAAACAAG AATCACTAAAGTCATGAGGATCAGTAAACCTCAGGGAGGATCAGCGTCCTCGACAGTCAGTTCCATCTCTGCAAAGACTGACAGGTCCAAAGAAAATCCTCCAGTCTTCAGCCCAGAGCCAAGACCTTCACAAACAAG AATCACTAAAGTCATGAGGATCAGTAAACCTCAGGGAGGATCAGCGTCCTCGTCAGTCAGTTCCATCTCTGCAAAGACTGACCGGTCCAAAGAAAATCCTCCAGTCTTCAGCCCAGAGCCCAGACCTTCACAAACAAG AATCACTAAAGTCATGAGGATCAGTAAACCTCAGGGAGGATCAGCGTCCTCGTCAGTCAGTTCCATCTCTGCAAAGACTGACAGGTCCAAAGAAAATCCTCCAGTCTTCAGCCCAGAGCCAAGACCTTCACAAACAAG AATCACTAAAGTCATGAGGATCAGTAAACCTCAGGGAGGATCAGCGTCCTCGTCAGTCAGTTCCATCTCTGCAAAGACTGACCGGTCCAAAGAAAATCCTCCAGTCTTCAGCCCAGAGCCAAGACCTTCACTAAGAAG TAGCCAGGCTGTATCAAGGATTCAGCAGAACCAGGACACCCTGAAG GTGTTTGAATATAAAGCCATGGCTTTCGTAAAGCAAGCTCTGACAACCCATAAGAAGGTCCTttctacaaaacacaaaggacTGTTTGAGGAAGATGAGCAAGAGGACACTCCTGATGATCAACCAGTCGACTTCGATGATGAAACAAATGAAGCAGCTCTGAAGATTGCCCTCCATATCTTGAGGACCATGAATGAGGATGAACATGCTCACACGCTGGAGCAAA GTCATTATGGAGAACTTGCCATGtaccaaaagaaacaaaagtctTCCCTGAAGagcaaaaatgaatgcattttggAAGCGATGACTACAGAGCAGTGGCCTGTGCCTCTTAAAAATATTTATACGAAGTTATATCTGATCGAGGGGGACAGCGGAGAGGTCAACAGTGAACATGAAGTGAGACAAATTGAGACAGCATTCAACAGACAGATGTCTTCGGAAACTCTGATCAACTCTAAGGACATCTTCAAGACCGtaccaaaacaaaaaggcaaaccAAACAGAACGGTTCTCACCCAGGGGATAGCAGGCATCGGTAAAACTGTGCTCACACAGAAGTTCATGCTGGATTGGTCAGAAGAGAAGGCCAATCAAGACATCCAGCTCCTATTTTCACTTCCTTTTAGGGAGCtgaatttgattaaaaatgaaagaaaaagtttgaTGGAGCTCCTGTACGTCTTCTCTCCAGACCTGAAGAGATCTGGAATCACAGACCTGAACATGTACAAAGTTCTGTTTGTGCTGGATGGCCTCGATGAGTGCAGGCTGCCTCTGGATTTCAAGGGAAATGAGAGATGTTGTGACGCTACATGGTCAGCCTCAGTGGACgtgctgctgacaaacctcATTGCTGGTAACTTGCTACCAAAAGCTAATCTGTGGATAACTACCCGACCCGCTGCAGCCAGCTGCATCCCTCGACGGTATGTAGACCTCATGACTGAGATACGAGGCTTCAACAACACACAGAAGGACCAGTACTTTCACAAGAAGATTGAAGATGAGAACTTAGCCAGAAGAGTAATCGCAAACATAAAGTCCACAAGAAGCCTCTACATCATGTGCCATGTGCCAGTGTTCTGCTGGATTTCCTCTATTGTCCTGGGAAAGATGTGCGccaaagcaggaggaggaaaaatgcCAAAGACTTTGACTCAGATGTACATCCATTTTCTGGCACATCAGACTACCCTGAAGCATGTCAAGTACTGTGAAGAGGAACAACGGGAATCCCAGGGGTATAACGAGGTGATTATGTCACTCGGGAAGTTGGCCttccagcagctggagaaagGCAACCTGATCTTCTACGAGGGCGATCTAATAGactgtggtattgatgtcaAAGAAGCATCTGTCTACTCAGGAGTGTGCACTCAAGTCTTCAGGGAAGAGTTCTGTATGCAGGATAAAGTCTTCTGCTTCgtgcatctgtctgtccaaGAGTTTCTCGCAGCTCTGTACGTCCATGTGATGTACATGGTCAGTGGTGTAAACGTGTTGATCGATGAACCTGAGCAGATGGCCCCAACCGAGCCTGTATGTGAACTACACAAAGCTGCGGTGGACAGAGCTTTAGAAAGTGACAATGGCCACCTGGATCTCTTCCTGCGTTTCCTCCTCGGACTCTCAATGGAGTCCAGTCAGGGTCTGCTCAGAGGCCTGAAGATTCAGGTTAAAACCTGTGACTCCCAAAGTCACGAGGAAACCGTCAAGTACATCAAGCAGAAGGTAAACGAGTCTCTTCATCCGGAGAAGTACATCAATCTCTTCCACTGTATGAATGAGTTAAACGACCACTCTCTGGTGGAGGAGATCCAGAGCCACTTGGACTTAGACCGAGACGTGGTGATGGACGGCTGCTCTGTATCTCAGTGGGCAGCTCTGGTCTTTGTGTTGCTGACCTCACCGGAGAAGCCAAAGGAGATCCACCTCAACAAGTACTCCAGAACAGAAGAAGGACTTTTGAGGCTCCTACCAGCCATCAAAGCATCCAGATCAGCAAT GTTGAATGATTGTAATCTCACTGCAGACTGCTTGGAGGTTCTGTCCTCCACGCTCAGCTCCAGCTCTAATGAGCTGAACCATTTAAACCTAAGTGACAACAGCTTACAAGGCTTAGGAATGGAGCATCTCTGCACCGGCCTCCGGAGCCCACACTGCAGACTGAAGACGCTGAG GCTGAACCGCTGCAGTCTGACCCAGACGAGCTGTGAAAAACTGGCCTCAGTCCTGAGCTGTCCTTCATCAGATCTTCGAGAGCTGGACTTGAGTGACAACGACGTTGAAGACTCGGGAGTTCAGATGCTCTCTGGTGGGCTGGGAGATGTTCGCTGTAAACTGGAAGCCCTCAG GTTGGCGTTCTGTAACATCACAGAAAAGGGTTGTGGTTTCTTGGCCTCGGCAGTGAAGTCCAACCCATCCCACCTGAGCGAGCTAGACCTGAGCTACAATCACCTCGGAGACGCAGGAGTGAAGCTCATCTCTGAAGCTGTGGAGGAAGGACGATGTGAATTAACTAAACTCAG AGTCGACCACAGTGCCGAGCACTGGTTTAGACCGGCACTGAGAAAAT ATGCACGTGAGCTCACAGTGGATCCCGACACTGCTCACAGACTCCTCGTCCTCTCTGACGGACAGCGGAAAGTCAGCCAGGTCAGCGAGGAGCAGCCGTATCCCGATCACCCTGACAGGTTTGACTACTGGGCCCAAGTCCTGTTCCAGCAGGGCCTGACGGGCCGCTGTTACTGGGAGGTGGAGTGGGAAGGAAAGTGGGCTGGGATTGGAGTGACCTACAAGGGCATCAGTCGCAAAGGGCCAGAAAACGACTGTGTGATGGGATACAATGAGATTTCTTGGAGTCTGCACTGCTCTGCTAAAGGCTACCGCGCGTATCATAACTTTGAGAGCATCGTCCCTCGTGTCCCTCTGGGGGGTTGTCGTGGACTGGCTGTGTATCTGGACTGGGAGGCTGGCATCCTGTCCTTCTACAGAGGTTCTTCTGGAGGGTCGctgacacacctgcacaccttCCTCACCAAATTCACCGAACCTCTCTACCCAATACTCAGGGTGTGGGGTAAGGGCTCCTCGGTGCAGCTGCGTCAGGTGAAACAGTTTGCCTCAGAAGAGACTGAATAA